The Caulobacter sp. FWC2 region CCGTATTAAATCAATAAACTCAGGACACCCCCATATATTCACAGACCAAGACGTCGCGATCGGCGGCGAAACTTCATCGTATCAATCCAAGCGATCCAACCTTGACCACGCTTTACAACACATAACCCCACAATTTTCTCCACGGGACTAGTCCTGTCGACCAACGCCCAGCCTGGGCCTGGTTGCCCCACGGAGAGACACGATGAAGCGCGCCCTCGTTGGAATGATCGCGGCCCTCGCCGCCGCCGCGCCCGCCGGCGCGGCCCTCGCCGCCGAAAAGCCGGTGTCCATCGTGCTGGTTCACGGCGCCTTCGTGGACGCCTCGGGCTGGCGTCCCGTCTACGAGCTACTGCGGAACAAGGGCTTTGAGGTCCTCGTCGTCCAGAACCCCACCATCACCCTGGAGGGAGACGCCGAGGCGACCCGCCAAGTCATCGCCCAGGCCAGACACCCCGTTATCCTCGTGGGCCACTCCTACGGCGGCGCGGTGATCACCGAGGCCGGGGCTGACCCCAAGGTGAGGAGCCTGGTCTACCTGGCCGCCTTCGCCCCCGACGCTGGCGAGTCGGTCCTGCAGCTGGCCAGCACGCCGACGCCGGGCGCGCCGCCCGCCCCGCTGCTGCCGCCCAAGGACGGCTTCATCCAGGTCGATCCGGCCAAGTTCGCCTCAGCCTTCGCCGCCGACGTCGACCCCGCCGTCACGCGCTTCATGGCCGTCTCCCAGGTTCCGTGGGGCCTGGGCGCGGTCGGCGCCAAGATCGCCGCCCCGGCCTGGAAGGCCAAGCCCAGCTACTACCTCCTGACGACGCAGGACCTGATGATCCCGCCCGCGGCTCAGCGCGCGATGGCGGTGCGGGCCAAGGCCACGCTGGTCGAAACGCCCAGCAGCCACGCCGTGATGCTCTCCAAGCCCGCCTACGTCGCCGACTTCGTCGCGATGGCGGCCGACGCGACCAAGTAGCCGCGCCTCCCGACGATCTCGCCGCGCCCCTAGGCCGCAGCGCCGCCTTTCAACCCTGAAAACCCGAGGAGACTTCGATGACCCGACTGCTCACAACCCTGGCGCTCGCCGCCGCGACCCTGGCCGCCGCGCCCCACGCCCTCGCCGCCCCGGCCGCGAAGGCCGCCGTCACGCGCCCCGCGCCGCCGGTGATCCACTATCGGACCGCCACCGTCGACGGCGTGAAGGTGTTCTATCGCGAGGCTGGTCCGGCCGACGGTCCGGTGGTGCTGCT contains the following coding sequences:
- a CDS encoding alpha/beta fold hydrolase, with protein sequence MKRALVGMIAALAAAAPAGAALAAEKPVSIVLVHGAFVDASGWRPVYELLRNKGFEVLVVQNPTITLEGDAEATRQVIAQARHPVILVGHSYGGAVITEAGADPKVRSLVYLAAFAPDAGESVLQLASTPTPGAPPAPLLPPKDGFIQVDPAKFASAFAADVDPAVTRFMAVSQVPWGLGAVGAKIAAPAWKAKPSYYLLTTQDLMIPPAAQRAMAVRAKATLVETPSSHAVMLSKPAYVADFVAMAADATK